GCGCCTTCGCCATCAGCGCCTCGGGCTGCAGCGGATCGAGCGCGAGCGCGCGCTGATACTCGCTGCGCACGCGCTCCGAGACGTGGGGATACGGCGCCTCGTACGAGGAGCGCATCGCATTCACGTAGGCGTGAAGACCGTGCGCGGCGGCGAAGCGGTCGTCGAGCTCGATCGCGCGCTCGAGCTCGGCGAGGCCCTCGTACCGGAAGCTCGGCCGCTCGGCGAGGTACTTCGCGCGCGCGAGCGCGTACTGCTCGAGCGCGCCGCTCTTCACGTCGCGCGGCCCAGGCGCGAGGCTGCGCTCGCCGGCGCGCATCGAGAAGCGCGCTGCGATCGCCGCGGCGGCTTCGCGGCGCAGTGCGTCTTCGTCGCCGCGCGCAGCGCGCAGCGATTCGGCCCACACCACGAGCCCCTCGCGCGCTTCGATCAGCCGCGCGGTCACGACGAGGCCGCTCGCTTCGCGGCGCACGCTGCCTTCCAGCACGAGCGGCGCGGACGCCGGTACGCCCGCGGCGACGCGCACGCCGGGCAGCGCGCCGAGCGCGAGCACGAGCTCGTCGCGCAGTGCCTCGCAGAAGCCGGCGAGCGCGCCGCTCGCGTCCTCTGCGAAGCGCTGCACGGCGACGATTTCCGCGCGCTAGTCCTTGCGTTCGCCGGGCTGCGCCAACCACGCCACCGCCGCGTTCAGCACGTAGCCACGCTTTGCGATCGTCGTGACGTAGGCGCGGCCGTGGCGCGCATCGCCGAGCGCCTGCCGCAGCACCGAGATGCTGCGCGTGAGCACGTCCTCGCTCACCACGACGCCGTTCCACACGTCGCGCAGCAGCACCGCGCGCGGAATCACCTCGCCGGGCGCGACCGCGAGGCGCAGCAGCAGGTCCATGATGCGCGGCTGAAGGCGCTGCTTCTTCCCGTCGCGCTCGATCAAGCCCGCGAGGGGATGCACGCTCCAGTCGCCGATCGTGAGCCGGCTCGCGAGCACCCCACCGCCACCACCCGTGCCAGTGCCTCGATACACGTTCCCTCCGCGAGCGCGCACCTCGCTTTAAACACCTGGGCTCGCATCCGGTTCACGAGAGGAGGTTTTCAGGAGCTTTTTCCGGTCATCCGGCACAGCACGCCGAGCGTCAGGCCGCGTTCTGCCCACTGCGCACCCACCGGAGAACGCCGTGACGACACTTCGCGCCGCTCGTTTCAGCTCGCGCCTCGCCTTCGCCGCGAGCCTCGTGTGCTCCGCACTCGTGGCCGGCCGCGCCGAGGCGCTGCGAGAGCAGGAGCCGGTTCTGGAGCCCAGGGAGTTCGCAAACCTCGGGGGCGTGCTCGACCACGCGAAGCGGAGGTGGCACGCGAGATCGCTCGCTGAAGACCGCGAAGTGCTGGGCGGAATCTTCGAGTCGCTGCGCGCACCGGCGCGCTTCATGTACTCCGCCGCACTCGGTGCGCGGGGCGCCGACGAGATTCGCGTGCGGCTGCGCGTGCCCGCGGGCTTCCGCCTCGCCGCGATCTGGCACACGCACGGCGCCGACGGTCTCGGCCGCGCCTGGTTCTCCGCGCGCGACGTCGCGATGGCGGAGACGACGCGCGTGCCCGTCTACCTCCTCGCGCCGAGCGGCGATGCGCGCGTGTACCGCCCCGGCGACGCAATCGCGAGCGCCGCCGAAGCGCGCGCCGAAGGGCTCGGTTGGAGCGAAGGGATCGCGCGCGGCGATGCCGTGCAGCTCGCCGAGGGCAGCGACGAGATCGCGCTCGCGGCGTCTGCGAGAGCAGCGGTGGAGAGATGCGCGCAGTCGCCGTCGTGAGGGTGGCCCCCGGGTCAGAC
This sequence is a window from Deltaproteobacteria bacterium. Protein-coding genes within it:
- a CDS encoding winged helix-turn-helix domain-containing protein, whose amino-acid sequence is MYRGTGTGGGGGVLASRLTIGDWSVHPLAGLIERDGKKQRLQPRIMDLLLRLAVAPGEVIPRAVLLRDVWNGVVVSEDVLTRSISVLRQALGDARHGRAYVTTIAKRGYVLNAAVAWLAQPGERKD
- a CDS encoding DUF4329 domain-containing protein, with the translated sequence MTTLRAARFSSRLAFAASLVCSALVAGRAEALREQEPVLEPREFANLGGVLDHAKRRWHARSLAEDREVLGGIFESLRAPARFMYSAALGARGADEIRVRLRVPAGFRLAAIWHTHGADGLGRAWFSARDVAMAETTRVPVYLLAPSGDARVYRPGDAIASAAEARAEGLGWSEGIARGDAVQLAEGSDEIALAASARAAVERCAQSPS